The Scyliorhinus torazame isolate Kashiwa2021f chromosome 7, sScyTor2.1, whole genome shotgun sequence genome has a window encoding:
- the cxcl14 gene encoding C-X-C motif chemokine 14 codes for MKGLLAATLLLLLIVICSIEVEAYKCKCTRKSPKIRYKDVRKVESRPRYPYCKEKMIFVTMAKGDRFKGRQYCLHPKLPTTRHLLKLHENWRKDLRVYEE; via the exons ATGAAGGGTTTGCTTGCTGCCACCCTGCTCCTGCTGCTCATTGTCATTTGCTCCATCGAAGTGGAAG CTTACAAATGTAAATGTACGCGCAAGAGCCCCAAGATCCGCTACAAGGACGTGCGGAAAGTGGAATCCAGACCGCGATACCCTTACTGCAAAGAGAAAATGATCTT CGTTACCATGGCGAAAGGAGATCGATTCAAGGGTCGGCAGTACTGTTTACACCCCAAACTCCCGACCACCAGACATCTGCTCAAACTGCATGAGAACTGGAGGAAAGATCTCCG GGTCTATGAGGAGTAG